One genomic window of SAR202 cluster bacterium includes the following:
- a CDS encoding glutaredoxin family protein, producing MPSLSDTSAPEIIVYTHPDCGFSAAVKFDYDNRGVKYREIDISLQPEAIPELERLAGGERITPVIVEGDKVTVGFNGIG from the coding sequence GTGCCGAGCTTGTCGGATACAAGTGCTCCGGAAATCATAGTCTATACCCATCCAGACTGCGGGTTCTCCGCGGCGGTGAAATTCGACTATGACAACAGGGGCGTTAAGTACCGCGAGATAGACATTTCGTTGCAGCCCGAAGCGATACCGGAGTTGGAGCGACTGGCCGGCGGCGAAAGAATTACGCCGGTGATTGTGGAAGGGGACAAGGTCACGGTGGGCTTCAACGGCATTGGTTGA
- a CDS encoding response regulator has translation MVGASASKARQEKGLLSLSCSPPSNSPKVTEGVASQGARILLVEGHELVGRLLSSTFEQLGYIPILTTTAAEAVAFASLEGVSLVLMDLNLPDASGLEAAKRLHEMNPDLPIILTSAWPLQVTKERLALSGIRHFLEKPFSITELQGLLKELLCKTTDVN, from the coding sequence ATGGTGGGCGCATCAGCTTCAAAAGCAAGGCAGGAAAAGGGACTACTTTCTCTATCCTGCTCCCCGCCGTCCAACAGCCCTAAGGTGACTGAAGGCGTCGCATCCCAGGGCGCTAGAATTCTGCTGGTGGAAGGCCATGAGCTGGTGGGCCGCTTACTTTCTTCCACTTTTGAGCAGCTAGGCTACATTCCAATCCTTACCACTACCGCCGCTGAGGCCGTGGCCTTTGCTAGTCTTGAAGGTGTATCGCTGGTGCTCATGGACCTGAACTTGCCCGACGCCAGCGGCCTGGAAGCAGCCAAGCGCCTCCATGAGATGAACCCTGACCTCCCGATCATCCTCACCAGCGCGTGGCCTCTCCAGGTTACCAAAGAACGCCTTGCCCTGTCCGGCATCAGACATTTCCTAGAAAAACCTTTTAGCATCACAGAACTTCAAGGTCTGCTAAAAGAACTCCTGTGTAAAACGACAGACGTGAATTAA
- a CDS encoding HAMP domain-containing histidine kinase, with amino-acid sequence MKTAPQNMTAAKAQPWDTELMALVAWANEAQANRLMAKGLIHDINNLLQVISGTIDLVTLSNERPGSKSMLDSLKGVTLDIKEMVKRLSVKEVIQNPVARQVVLLDKVLTEAIRYVEPYRLELARIYGADVKAKIELHDHRPLIGDEVLLRSALVNLLINALDAMNEKGGTLTVASSPRESMTEVLVSDTGTGINPEDQARIFEPFFSGKGNAHTGIGLTVVKHVVSAHGGRISFKSKAGKGTTFSILLPAVQQP; translated from the coding sequence GTGAAGACAGCGCCGCAAAACATGACCGCGGCTAAAGCCCAGCCGTGGGACACGGAACTGATGGCACTGGTAGCTTGGGCTAATGAGGCCCAGGCCAATAGGCTGATGGCTAAGGGATTGATTCATGACATCAACAACTTGCTGCAGGTCATAAGCGGCACAATTGATCTTGTGACCTTGTCTAATGAGCGGCCTGGGAGCAAGTCCATGCTGGATTCTCTTAAGGGCGTCACTCTAGACATTAAAGAGATGGTTAAGCGCCTTTCAGTCAAAGAGGTGATCCAGAATCCAGTGGCCAGGCAGGTCGTTCTGTTGGACAAAGTGCTGACTGAGGCTATCAGATACGTGGAACCTTACAGGCTCGAACTGGCCAGAATATACGGAGCCGATGTCAAAGCAAAGATCGAATTACACGACCATCGGCCGCTCATCGGCGACGAAGTGCTTTTGCGGTCGGCCCTGGTCAACCTCTTGATTAATGCCCTGGACGCCATGAACGAAAAGGGCGGCACCTTGACCGTGGCGTCCAGCCCGAGAGAGTCCATGACGGAGGTCTTGGTTAGCGACACTGGAACGGGGATTAATCCGGAAGACCAGGCAAGAATATTCGAACCCTTCTTCTCAGGAAAAGGCAATGCTCACACAGGCATTGGCCTCACAGTAGTCAAGCACGTAGTATCTGCCCATGGTGGGCGCATCAGCTTCAAAAGCAAGGCAGGAAAAGGGACTACTTTCTCTATCCTGCTCCCCGCCGTCCAACAGCCCTAA